ATACGTTGATATGATTGAAGCGGGTATTATTGATCCTTTCAAGGTTGTCAAAAATGGTTTAGTTGATGCAGCTGGTGTAGCTTCCCTACTTGCAACCACCGAATGTGCTATTGTTGATGTTCCAGAACCAAAGGGCcctgctgctgctgctgcacCAGGTATGGGTGGCATGCCAGGTATGTTCTAATTAAGTTAGccacatttgaaaatatcttACTCAGTGCTTTATATTTTATCACCAATTACGTTCTAATTCATGATGCcatttatattttatgTCTCTCTTGTCTATAATTAACCTTATTTATAAATACGTAATAAAgtctatttttttgagaTTAGAAATCTTGGAAACTGAGgacttttttcttccccGTCTGCCCTTTGGGTGTTGTAGTGTCTCTACAgacaaaaattcaatagCGTGATAAAGCAACTCGCAACAGCACATGAATcctgtttttgttttttttttctttggcCTCTCCTCATTCCTTTCTCTACATCCTTATCTTTGGTTAACTATAGGACAATGCTGCATATATCGCCAACtttcctttctttcttcatttttggGCTAGTCAACAATGTTTTATATGTGATCATCCTCACAGCAGCTCACGATTTGGTGTCTCCCACTACACCGAAATCACTAATTCTACTGGCCGATATTCTACCCGCCTTTCTATTAAAATTGGCACTACCATGGCTTGTTAAGCAAACCACCCATAGGGAAACACAGATAGGTCTAGGCATCAACTATAGGCTGAGATTGGCCATCATTGTAGCCCTATCCGCAACTGGTATGTTTTTAACTTCACTAGCTCTTCCGTTATACATTGTCTTGCTAGGTGTTGTATTGGCGTCTTTATCCTCGGGTTTGGGAGAAACTACGTTTTTGCAGTTGAGCCATTTTCATAACCAGGACAGCTCTAATACCGCAATCCATGGCTGGTCAAGTGGTACGGGTGCTGCTGGATTGATTGGTGCTGGACTGATTTTAGTAttaacaacaatattcaAACTTCCAATTGATGTGGTTTTAAGGTTTTGCTCTTTGTTCCCCTTTATTCATTTATATGTGTACTATTGCTATCTTCCCACTCCAGTGCTCTACGCATATTCAACTAGAATGGAAGATAATGGAATTAATTATGACGATCCTTCAGAGATAACCAACGGTATCAATTTGTATGAAAGCACATTTGTTAGTGAGACGACCgttgagaaaacaatgTTGACAAAAATGAGGAATTACTTTTGGGTCTACATGCTGCCACTATCCGTGGTTTATTTTGCTGAGTATACAATCAACCAAGGTGTTGCTCCAACTATGCTTTTCCCATTAGAGGACACCCCGTTTGATACTTTCAGAGATTCGTATGTTGCATATGGTACACTCTATCAAGTCGGTGTTTTTATATCAAGGTCATCAGGCTCTTTTATTAAACTGCAcaatttgtatttgatgGGCATCTTACAATTCGTCAATTTAGCATTTTGTATTTTACAAAGCATGTACATGTTAATTCCGAACATTTGGGTGGTTTTCCTACTTATTTTGTATGAGGGTTTACTGGGTGGTGCAGCGTATGTAAACACATTTATGAAGGTCTCAGATGAAGTGGGGAATGAAGATAGAGAGTTTGCTCTTGGTTGTGTTGGGGTTAGTGACAGCTTTGGTATTGTGCTGGCCGCAATTATCAGTTTATGGCTTGAACCGAAATTATGCGGATACCAGGTAGGAATAGGACGAAACTGGTGTACGAAAAAGTAAAGGAGTAGGATAATCTTTTAGTCTCTCAAGTTCAAATGATGTATTGAAACTGTTGATTGGAAAATAACCTTAGCTAGTGGAAATCGCTGCTCTACTAATGCATTATTCTTTCTAGTTATAAGATATGTCTTGATTGTTGTGCAATTCTTAAGCTCTATTACACAAGTCATGAAGAGCTTGTAGACTTTCTATaaataatacaaaaactaaaaaagCATTAAGCTATGCAAGGGTAGTGTAAACTCTCTTTCTAACCTTATCGGAGGTAGCCTCTGCAgcttcatcatcatctgcaTAAATGTGGCTATGGTCTTGAGACCACTTATTCTGCAAGAATCTGAGGCCCTGAACATTGAATCCTATGTCGTTGGTAGTTTCCTTAATAGTTGACCTCAGTTGCGTTTTTAGAGTgatcattttgtttttgaagacCTCGTCTTTCTGAGAAATTAATTCCAAATGATTACTACgaacaatgaaaaatagTGTACGAGAGATAACATTCAATCTTGcactatttttttgtaataAACCATTATCCTTGGTCCATTCGTTGATGGCACTAAGCAACTTTACAGAGTAACTGAATGGCAGAACCAACAAGCTATCTTCCAGTTGGTTTGGTTTGATCTTACTCAATGTATCAAATAAATTCTGGCTTGGTGTTGTGTTCATTGCTTTCAATAATGCATTCTCTTCATCGTCCATCATATCTAAAgcttcaatcaatttttcactgGATTTTAAGTTTTCCATCGTTTTTGATCTAACTGCCTCCGCATCATTCatttcttcgtcttcatcttcacctGTCTTTCTTGGTGTTATATCATCACCCTCTAGTGAAGTTAACAATTCATTTTCGTACAACTCATCCATCtccttttctctttcttcttgaatgaaaacttcatcattgtcTTGCTTCCAGATTCTAATACTGGAATCATGAGAAATACTAACAAAGAATTCACCATCTGAGTTTATAGCTAGGCCCCAAACTTCACCTAAATGAGCGGCAAATTTTTGCACTTGGTCAAATTTGTCACCATCCCAatatttgatgaatttgtCCTTCGAACAGGTTAAGAAATTGTGTGACTGTGggaaaaatttgatattcaTAATAGAATCATCGTGGGCAAAGATGGATTTGTGACAGTCACCAAAGTCCAAACCCCAGATTCTAACATTTTTATCGGCAGAACATGTAATCAACACTTTGGAGTCAAAGGATATATCAATAGATAATACAGGTAATTTATGACCATATAAACTCAAATAGAATTTGAGGGtatcaaagaagaaaaccTTAACTGTATTATCCATCAATGAAACAGCCAGGTATTTAGAATCGGCAgaaattttcaatgctAGTATGCTTTCATTTACTTCTAACGATTTTACATGAGAAAGGTTCAACTGATTTTCTAAAGTGTTGACTTTAATTTCCCAATATTTTACCGTTTTGTCAGAAGAACCTGTGAGAATGGTTTTACCATCACTGGTTATTTCTATGGCCCAAATAGAATCGTCATGTGCGCTTTCAATGTGATGAATAACTTCAGAGGTAGACAAATCAATCAACTTCAGATCACCGTTTTTTAGACCCACAACTAAAAGTGAACCTCCTGGGAGAAATTTTCCACATAAAACATTACCAATCCTTTCGATGGATCTGATACAGTTCagtgttttcaaattccaaatcttgatttgattgttcGAGCCTGTATAAAGTAAAGTGTCGTCATCATTGATGTCAACAGACCTGATATCACTTCTGTGTCCGGGTCTATCGAcagaatatttcaaaacagatattttgtcattgatgttgttgtgtTTTTTGACGTTTTCAGGAAGGTGAATGGTCCAGTAATTAAGTGTATTGTTTGAATTATTGACAACTAGATTGACCTCCTTAGAGTTACTATTAAGTAGGcaaatgttgttgattttagATTCTGTAAAAATAATAGTAAATGGGCATATTAACATCTGGATCTTGGAGTTTTCCAATGATTGTTGAATCTCCTCTTCCGACATACCCTTTTCGGATAatctttttgttctctttgCAGTAgccttttttatttcctgCACGGATCTTAATCGGAAAACTTCTACCATTTTATCTGCATTTGCTAGAATGAGTAATTGGTTATGCTCGTCAAACTTGACATCGGCAACCCTGTTCTTGCTTTGCTTCTcaaaaacaccaaattctttcaatttgttgCCATCGTCCAAATCCATATTCAAAGACCAAATTTTGCACTCGCCATTCAAGCCAGTAGTCAACAAAAATTCTTTATCATTATAGGTGAACTTACACATTGACCAAGACTCACCGTTGTGTGCTAGATGTGTTTCAATACATTGGTTAACCTTCAAATCCCAAATCTTTAGCAAACCATCCTTGGAAGTGGAAATTAAATAGTTGTCATTATAATAATGAATTGATGTAATCATATTCTTGTGACCTTTAAACTTGATCAATCCTGCTTCAGAAATTAAATCCCAGATGATAATAGTAGTGTCATTGGAGCCGCTAATTAGCTGCGTGCCATTGGTATCAAACTCCAAGCATGATATTGCAGATTTATGGCCTTGGAATTTGATTATTAGGGAGTCTGTAGATAAATCCCATACTTTTATATCACCGTTTGAAAGACCAATTGCTAATAAATTAGCAAATGAAGAGTATGCTAACCTCGTGATCTCTGCCGGTGGAAGCAACGAAGATGAGTTTAACGCCCCAGGTGTGACTCTATCGGTAATGGTCGAAATTTGCGTTTGCGTCTTGTAATTCCACTCAATAATCGAGTCCAATGCCGATGCGTAAACACTGTTGGCCTTTCTGTTATATATTATATTCGATTTGGAGGAAATCACACCAAAGACTGTATCTTGGATATATCTTGGATATGACTTGACCATTTCCTTTTatctatttttattttcgATTTGCCTATGCAAATATATGGCACCTTACAAAAGAATCTATACAAAAAGGTATATATCCTTGAttaaaaatttttcaatcttttgaaaaattaatttTCTCTTAAAACTCATGTTCCAAAAGTGAGGGAGGCTTCCCTAAATCTTCAAGCCTATCATACTCTCCCAAATAGGAAGTCGACAAAGTCATCCATTAAGACAGGCCAGGCTTCAGATTCACTGTAATTTTCAAGCTCCACCAGTGGAATTACAAAGAAATCATAAGACATTTCCCATTCGTCTCTACTTATCTGAGATTTCCCACTTTTCCCGCtaacaatgaaatcaataacaaacTTTGTGACTGTAGTATGTTTCCCTGTTTCCTCAAAATGAGCAAAGTCAGCCTTATATATAATCTTCCACAACGCAACAGCAGCATCAATTTCGAGTTTACGTTCGCCCTCATCTAATGCATACATAAATGCAAAATTATGcacttttttcattaaatcACAATTGTTTTTAGCATGATGGAGGTATCGTGCCATGTCTGCTACTGAAGTTATTTCAGGCGATACATTGCACCAGCCACTCACAAATTCtgttttattgaaaatgcatGTACTAGGCGATTTTAAGATATATGCGGCAATCAGAGCTTCGACGTCATTCTCAACGTCGATTCCCATGTCTGAGAAATAAGACAGAGCCCCATCTATTCCAATTTGATCTTTAGAATCATTGTCTGTATATTTGTCAAATATCTGGCTAATTACTTTAGCGTTTGCCGATTCTTGAACCACCACATGGCCATTTGCataaaaatcatcaatggCGTTGTTAAGGTGTAGcttgttcttcttgagAAAATAATCTGCGATTGTTTCATCAGCACACCCTGTAACTTGTATAAAATTTGTAATCTTTGCAGAAAACATATTTTGTTTTAGAATGATCTTCGTAATCCAAAAATATTCTACTAGGATAAGCTCAAATGTAAAATAAAGCTAtagctgaaaaaaaaacaaagaatcgtaaaagaagaaaagcaaaagcTTTAGTATTATCACTTTTTCAGTCTTTAGTAAACAAGAAAAGTCTGTCTAACGGTGAAGAACCTTGTTTCTTGGAAGTCTTCCCTTGAATCTTTTTAATCAGGCAGAAGAATTATGCCAAGAAGGCTTTACGATTGTCAAACCATCAGCGAATTTCCCATAATTTGTCCAAAAAGGGAAATAGTTCCTTCCATGAATTATTTGCGTTTGTTTTTACAGTGGTATTATTCAATAGCAAGGAAAACAGGAGTAAGTGCAGAGTAGTAAATACAAATGCGAGAAACAACATCACCTCATAGATATATCGGCGAACCACCAATAGATGAGACAGAAATATTGCTGAAATGGCTGAACTCACAAATTTTTACATCTTCGGACTACCAAGATGTCCAGATCCCAACCGTGGTTCAGAATTTAATCAGGGACTGTCCTGATTCACACTTTTTCTTGCCCGTATTTCAAAGGATCTTATAcgcaaaatcaaaacaactGAATAAAGTTTATGATGGTAATGCAATCAACTTTCTAAAGTGGATTGAATCATCGTCGACGCATCTGGGACTATTATatctcattttcaagttaGGACAAACTGATATTACCCTATTGAAGAGAACTGAATTTGCAATCTACCAAGGCTTTATTAGATCCATTTGGAATGATATTATAAGTTTGCTTATGGAGCCCTCTTATGAACTTGAATTAGTTCTAATCTCCAAAGTACTGGGGAGAATTAACTTAACAAATGATTTAGATAACTTGATCTACCAGGtggtgaagaagagaatagtcgaaaaaattgaaaccCTGTACTGCGATGAGCCTGTATATTCAAAGCTTGTTATATGGTTGGATATGGAAATATATCCTGGATTTCATTCATTTGTTTCCTTGAGAAATAGAAACGAATTCTATCAATGTATTAATATGATTGCAAAGTCTATATTAATATCAAGGCGAATTCTGGATAGTTACGAGCTGGTTGATAGTTATCCAAAATCCACTGAGACATTGAAAGAGTTCAATGTATGTCTTGCTAAAGAAgatcaaaaggaaattcTTGTAAGACAATTTAtaaatgatttgaataCCAAACTCTTAATCCCAAGTACCAATACGGTTGACATTATAATATACTACATTAAAACGATACATTCCTTTTTGATTATTGATCATCGTGGTGTCTTGCTTGACAAAGTCACTCGACCAATCAGGCAGCATTTACGTAGCAGAGAAGATACAGTAGAAAAGGTGGTTAATGGCTTACttgataaaaacaaaaggacAAACAGGTTGATAGAACTCAACGTCCAGCTACAGAAAATAACGGAGGACAATTTTGGGACAAATTCGCTTTGCAGTTTACAAAAGAGAACTTTGAACTGGGAGCCAGATCCGGTTGATGCCCTCCCCGATTTCCAGGTCGGTAAGATTGATGACATAATTGATTCTCTAACAACGATTTTTGAGGACAGCAGCGTATTTATAAACCAGTTTGTCAATATTTTCTCGAGGGAACTGCTTTATACCACTGGTTATGACATTCAAAGTACCCTACAAAAATTGGCACTATTGAAAGCAAAGTTTAGCAATGATGACTTTAGCAAGGTTGACATCATGATTAACGATATTAAAAGAAGTAAGGAATTAGATAAAGATCTTCATTCGAATACAGAAATTGGAGCTGTTCATGGAGTCTTTTTGAGCCATCTATATTGGCCAAATTTGCCGGAGGAAATACCTTCGTTTGTCCTACCCGATTATCTGCTAGTGGTCCTCAAATCATATGAGGATGTTTATACACAAcaaaaacgaaaaaaagaGCTCAGATTACACCCTCAGGTATCGTTGGCCACGCTAGATATCTTAATACGGGGTGAAACTAAGACTTTTACGGTCTCATTCGATAAATTGGCTGTTATCAATTATATCTGCGAATCCAAAATACCAGTTGTTAAGCTTGGTATCTTGTtgatgaacttgaaaatgcCCTTacaaatattgaaatcaagCTTAGAGTTTTGGGTAAATGAAGAGGTTTTAGTGGAGCAAGATGGTGGATGGAAGGTTAATGAGTAAGATTAACTCATTCTGCCAATGCATTGCAAAATATAGCTTGGGTTTTACTAAAATAATGGTGGTTAAATGAATATTTTATTGACTAAAAAAAACCACCCGAAATTCTAAGATTACTTGAATCATGACAACTTTAATCTACATAACCCTAaataattgaaaacttaTTTTTAAACATTGCATTTGACtaacttttcaataacttctAAGACATCATTACCTTCATGACTACCTGGATTCTCGAGTCTTGCATTGATTGTTTTATCCAACAATAATCTTAATTTTCCAATAAGAACAGCATTCTTACACCATGTTCTAATTGGCAACCAACTATCCATTATAATACCCCTACATCTAATATTGTTGGGAATCCCGGTTAAATCATAAGAAATTCTACCTCCGAACAACAAAATTGAAGTGACACTGGTAGGCGTAATCCCATAGACATAGAGTTTGCTTGTTTCCTGGGAATCATTGTATACAACAAAAGGAGGGTTGGTGCTCGACTTTTCCTCGTTGATGaacaaagaggaagatgGATGCATGAAAACTCTACTAGAAGGATATACTGTTTCTCCTGACTCATGTGGTCCTTTGCCTCCTTCATTCTCTAACAACCTACGGTGCTTTTCATTGCGGATCCAATATCTAATTTTCCTAAACTCTGGGTCAAGAGCAACCGCACCACCGTTTATTTGAGCATACTTCGTTTCTGGGAGTTGTACTCTGGCTATTTGAGGGTATGATGAAGCAGTGACTAGTGCTTGTATCATGCTAGTATTTTTACCATTTCTATTTAAGTAATCAAATGCTTCACTGTTTGAAGCTCTTACAGAACCATAGTCCAATGGGATAAATCCCAGTTCTTTTAAACAACTCATGTATTGAAATTTAGTTGATTCTATATCGTTCAAACGCAAGATTGAGACGAAATTTTCTGAACAAAACCTTCGCTTTTCCTTCATCGATTTCAAAGACTGAAACTCATTGAACGCGTTCAGAATAGCAACCATGTCACCCGAGTCTTGACCAAATTTTTGCTGAACTGTTTTCATTCGATCCCTATCCTCCTGTTTGCATGTAAAAGGAGACCCTGTGACTCCTATTGCAGCCAAAATTGAACAGCTTTCCATACATCCAAAAATGCAtccaaaaatcaaaagttttcCTGACTTTATATCAGTCGGTAACATCGATAGGTATTTGCCTAAGCATGTTAAATTATCACTGTCCAAATTCAATGCACCAACATCACAGAGCACCCTTCTGGCATTATTGACATTATCTTCATCCGGTGGATCTAAACCAGCCTGCAAAAATTCATAAACATTCTTAACACCGATTGCTTTCACAACCAAATAAACAGATTCAAGTTTTGTTCTTTTAATCTCAGGGATGGGCTGAGAAATCATCTTCTGCTCTGTTCCTCTTGTAAATAATTTATAACAAATTCCATTTCTAATACGACCAGCACGACCTCTACGTTGTTTTGTTTCCGCTTGTGATGCCCAAATTTCTACTAACTTTGTATTGTTTGACTTAGAATCATATTGAACACTTTTAACTTTACCTGAATCGATTACAACAACTGCATCTGGAATAGTAATGGACGTTTCAGCAATATTCGTTGATGCTATAACTTTACGCTTGCCTGTCGGTGGTTTGTCAAAAATTCGTCTTTGCTCTTGCGAACTTAAAGCCGAATGTAACtgcaatttccaaaatccagcatcttcaattttattcaaaCATTTCTTTATTTCCATGACACCAGGCAAAAAGATTAAAATCGAGCCATCATCCTGTTTGGCATTAAGATCGTCGTCAACTTTATATACTAATGCTGCAATCAAATCATAGTTTATATTACCCGACTGAAAATATTTGGAATCTGCTCTAGGTTTGAAAGTTTCATCTTTATCGAGAGCATCATCGTAGGGGTTGCTTCTgtaattggatattttgaagtCTGTCATATCAATAATGTCGTCTAAATAATAATCATCAATGGGAAATGTACGGCCATCTATATGAACATGAGCAATTTGACTTTTACGCGGATCAAAATATCCATTAAATATAgacttttcaattgttgcTGACATCAATATAATCTTCAGCTTAGGGAAGTTTTTCGTCATTTTTTTGAGAATAATTAGTAGGAAGTCACTATCAATAGATCTTTCATGgacttcatcaataaagaTATAGccaagattttcaaaaaacGAATCATGAGAAGaattttttccaaagataGATTGAATCATTCTTAACATAACACCAGTAGTAACAAATGAAATACGTGTTGTATCCGAGGTTCTGTTCTCGCCACGGATAATATACCCTGTCTCTGAACCACATTTATCCACTCTTTCTTCGGATACTCTATCGGCAAGCCCAATCGCAGAGATACGCCGCGGTTGAGTACAAATTATAGTAGTCAAAAAATCATTCCTCTTATTGAGATCATCAAGAATAAACTGGACAATTTGGGTCGATTTTCCTGAACCAGTTTCACCTGTTATCAAGCAtacattattttcattgattgtCCTAACGATTAACTCACGTTGTTTCCACGCAGGTAATTTTGCCCTCTTGTTAATGGATTCTTGGTATTTAGAAGAGCCAATTCTTGCCTTATAACTGATCTCAACCTTTTCTTCACTGATCCTCCTTTGTGTTGTCTTTTTTTGCCCTTGTATTTTGGGTACCGTGAGTAAACCCTTactctttttcaattcatttgaagaaatataCAAAGGACCTGGATTTTCAATCAccttcaaaatattatGTTCCAACCAGTCAATGCAAGTGTATATATAAGGCATTCCAAATGCGCCATTTTTAGCCAAGTATTCTATAAGTTGACTTATGATCGATTTTTTTATGTAACTTGGCAAAGTATAGGATTTGTCATTCACAACCAATAGTAGACCACAAATATCATAAGGGTAGTTTTGGGATCTATATACTTTCAAAGATAGTAATTTTGAAGCCAATCCTGAAACATCCAACAATATGCTGAAAGAATCATCTTTTGGAGGATCATCCTCCACTATTTTGGAATCATAAATAACCCTCAGGCTATTTTTCTCTTCGAGCC
The window above is part of the Pichia kudriavzevii chromosome 1, complete sequence genome. Proteins encoded here:
- a CDS encoding uncharacterized protein (PKUD0A01700; similar to Saccharomyces cerevisiae YLR127C (APC2); ancestral locus Anc_8.321); its protein translation is MRETTSPHRYIGEPPIDETEILLKWLNSQIFTSSDYQDVQIPTVVQNLIRDCPDSHFFLPVFQRILYAKSKQLNKVYDGNAINFLKWIESSSTHLGLLYLIFKLGQTDITLLKRTEFAIYQGFIRSIWNDIISLLMEPSYELELVLISKVLGRINLTNDLDNLIYQVVKKRIVEKIETLYCDEPVYSKLVIWLDMEIYPGFHSFVSLRNRNEFYQCINMIAKSILISRRILDSYELVDSYPKSTETLKEFNVCLAKEDQKEILVRQFINDLNTKLLIPSTNTVDIIIYYIKTIHSFLIIDHRGVLLDKVTRPIRQHLRSREDTVEKVVNGLLDKNKRTNRLIELNVQLQKITEDNFGTNSLCSLQKRTLNWEPDPVDALPDFQVGKIDDIIDSLTTIFEDSSVFINQFVNIFSRELLYTTGYDIQSTLQKLALLKAKFSNDDFSKVDIMINDIKRSKELDKDLHSNTEIGAVHGVFLSHLYWPNLPEEIPSFVLPDYLLVVLKSYEDVYTQQKRKKELRLHPQVSLATLDILIRGETKTFTVSFDKLAVINYICESKIPVVKLGILLMNLKMPLQILKSSLEFWVNEEVLVEQDGGWKVNE
- a CDS encoding uncharacterized protein (PKUD0A01670; similar to Saccharomyces cerevisiae YJL059W (YHC3); ancestral locus Anc_1.322) gives rise to the protein MLHISPTFLSFFIFGLVNNVLYVIILTAAHDLVSPTTPKSLILLADILPAFLLKLALPWLVKQTTHRETQIGLGINYRLRLAIIVALSATGMFLTSLALPLYIVLLGVVLASLSSGLGETTFLQLSHFHNQDSSNTAIHGWSSGTGAAGLIGAGLILVLTTIFKLPIDVVLRFCSLFPFIHLYVYYCYLPTPVLYAYSTRMEDNGINYDDPSEITNGINLYESTFVSETTVEKTMLTKMRNYFWVYMLPLSVVYFAEYTINQGVAPTMLFPLEDTPFDTFRDSYVAYGTLYQVGVFISRSSGSFIKLHNLYLMGILQFVNLAFCILQSMYMLIPNIWVVFLLILYEGLLGGAAYVNTFMKVSDEVGNEDREFALGCVGVSDSFGIVLAAIISLWLEPKLCGYQVGIGRNWCTKK
- a CDS encoding uncharacterized protein (PKUD0A01690; similar to Saccharomyces cerevisiae YLR128W (DCN1); ancestral locus Anc_8.322) codes for the protein MFSAKITNFIQVTGCADETIADYFLKKNKLHLNNAIDDFYANGHVVVQESANAKVISQIFDKYTDNDSKDQIGIDGALSYFSDMGIDVENDVEALIAAYILKSPSTCIFNKTEFVSGWCNVSPEITSVADMARYLHHAKNNCDLMKKVHNFAFMYALDEGERKLEIDAAVALWKIIYKADFAHFEETGKHTTVTKFVIDFIVSGKSGKSQISRDEWEMSYDFFVIPLVELENYSESEAWPVLMDDFVDFLFGRV
- a CDS encoding uncharacterized protein (PKUD0A01710; similar to Saccharomyces cerevisiae YLR419W; ancestral locus Anc_4.291), whose product is MAKKSKKNLPEEDIQRGKKAGKNGKTFKNSKDDVVDNGKPAKTGRAMVAQTSSWTGKLPGSLLHEHCQKQKWGKVEYDMKKLPEGFIAVPQISWENPKTKENIQIKFYPPKHIVKPQETPIEARHYAATYALHRIAFNKNIHMVLPSNHKALWSELEAERKSITNKYPSRAKLDYSNDPFSALLEKRREDEARKKESEVREAAVAKVKKPAIIIGSQTNNNVKTNNELKVDNGTIRSDKGQNLGRGKFDNLQQVSFPKKVWDNSVLFDINPELRVSIEDSIRNHIEWSDEESSVHEYVSNTSSYTELLVQLGFRKVHVLEAVKYTYTLNDSLEWLIFHLPEDDLPFSFVRDETDSSVRLKITKDLNKERLITQLMRGGYSRNESIFGLEHCDYDITKAAVLLTNNLFEKSLSLDYPDGLSSLEDWLEEKNSLRVIYDSKIVEDDPPKDDSFSILLDVSGLASKLLSLKVYRSQNYPYDICGLLLVVNDKSYTLPSYIKKSIISQLIEYLAKNGAFGMPYIYTCIDWLEHNILKVIENPGPLYISSNELKKSKGLLTVPKIQGQKKTTQRRISEEKVEISYKARIGSSKYQESINKRAKLPAWKQRELIVRTINENNVCLITGETGSGKSTQIVQFILDDLNKRNDFLTTIICTQPRRISAIGLADRVSEERVDKCGSETGYIIRGENRTSDTTRISFVTTGVMLRMIQSIFGKNSSHDSFFENLGYIFIDEVHERSIDSDFLLIILKKMTKNFPKLKIILMSATIEKSIFNGYFDPRKSQIAHVHIDGRTFPIDDYYLDDIIDMTDFKISNYRSNPYDDALDKDETFKPRADSKYFQSGNINYDLIAALVYKVDDDLNAKQDDGSILIFLPGVMEIKKCLNKIEDAGFWKLQLHSALSSQEQRRIFDKPPTGKRKVIASTNIAETSITIPDAVVVIDSGKVKSVQYDSKSNNTKLVEIWASQAETKQRRGRAGRIRNGICYKLFTRGTEQKMISQPIPEIKRTKLESVYLVVKAIGVKNVYEFLQAGLDPPDEDNVNNARRVLCDVGALNLDSDNLTCLGKYLSMLPTDIKSGKLLIFGCIFGCMESCSILAAIGVTGSPFTCKQEDRDRMKTVQQKFGQDSGDMVAILNAFNEFQSLKSMKEKRRFCSENFVSILRLNDIESTKFQYMSCLKELGFIPLDYGSVRASNSEAFDYLNRNGKNTSMIQALVTASSYPQIARVQLPETKYAQINGGAVALDPEFRKIRYWIRNEKHRRLLENEGGKGPHESGETVYPSSRVFMHPSSSLFINEEKSSTNPPFVVYNDSQETSKLYVYGITPTSVTSILLFGGRISYDLTGIPNNIRCRGIIMDSWLPIRTWCKNAVLIGKLRLLLDKTINARLENPGSHEGNDVLEVIEKLVKCNV
- a CDS encoding uncharacterized protein (PKUD0A01680; similar to Saccharomyces cerevisiae YLR129W (DIP2); ancestral locus Anc_8.324), whose product is MVKSYPRYIQDTVFGVISSKSNIIYNRKANSVYASALDSIIEWNYKTQTQISTITDRVTPGALNSSSLLPPAEITRLAYSSFANLLAIGLSNGDIKVWDLSTDSLIIKFQGHKSAISCLEFDTNGTQLISGSNDTTIIIWDLISEAGLIKFKGHKNMITSIHYYNDNYLISTSKDGLLKIWDLKVNQCIETHLAHNGESWSMCKFTYNDKEFLLTTGLNGECKIWSLNMDLDDGNKLKEFGVFEKQSKNRVADVKFDEHNQLLILANADKMVEVFRLRSVQEIKKATAKRTKRLSEKGMSEEEIQQSLENSKIQMLICPFTIIFTESKINNICLLNSNSKEVNLVVNNSNNTLNYWTIHLPENVKKHNNINDKISVLKYSVDRPGHRSDIRSVDINDDDTLLYTGSNNQIKIWNLKTLNCIRSIERIGNVLCGKFLPGGSLLVVGLKNGDLKLIDLSTSEVIHHIESAHDDSIWAIEITSDGKTILTGSSDKTVKYWEIKVNTLENQLNLSHVKSLEVNESILALKISADSKYLAVSLMDNTVKVFFFDTLKFYLSLYGHKLPVLSIDISFDSKVLITCSADKNVRIWGLDFGDCHKSIFAHDDSIMNIKFFPQSHNFLTCSKDKFIKYWDGDKFDQVQKFAAHLGEVWGLAINSDGEFFVSISHDSSIRIWKQDNDEVFIQEEREKEMDELYENELLTSLEGDDITPRKTGEDEDEEMNDAEAVRSKTMENLKSSEKLIEALDMMDDEENALLKAMNTTPSQNLFDTLSKIKPNQLEDSLLVLPFSYSVKLLSAINEWTKDNGLLQKNSARLNVISRTLFFIVRSNHLELISQKDEVFKNKMITLKTQLRSTIKETTNDIGFNVQGLRFLQNKWSQDHSHIYADDDEAAEATSDKVRKRVYTTLA